The window ATGAGCCAGACGTACGAACGCGAAAGTGGGTCGGCGTGGGACATGTGATCGAGGTGCACGACGTCGTCAAGACGTACCCGCTCGGTGACAGCGAGGTCGTCGCCGTCGACCACCTCAGCCTCGACGTCGGGCACGGTGAGTTCGTCGCGATCGTCGGGCGGTCGGGAAGCGGCAAGACGACGCTGCTGAACATGCTCGCCGGCATCGACCGACCCACGACGGGAACGGTGCACGCGGCAGGCGCGGACCTCGGCGCGATGTCGGAGTCCGGGCTGGCGAGCTGGCGTGGTGGCAACGTCGGTCTGGTCTTCCAGTTCTTCCAGCTGTTACCGACGTTGACCGTCGCGGAGAACGTGATGCTGCCGATGGACTTCGCGAAGAAGCTCCCGGCCGACGAACGCCGCAAACGCGCCGTACGTTTGCTGGAACGGGTC of the Streptosporangiales bacterium genome contains:
- a CDS encoding ATP-binding cassette domain-containing protein, translated to MAEAARDPPRRHRPAGGRVDAHRRARWWRWRPPTQEARQWRNEPDVRTRKWVGVGHVIEVHDVVKTYPLGDSEVVAVDHLSLDVGHGEFVAIVGRSGSGKTTLLNMLAGIDRPTTGTVHAAGADLGAMSESGLASWRGGNVGLVFQFFQLLPTLTVAENVMLPMDFAKKLPADERRKRAVRLLERVGIVDQADKLPATLSGGQQQRAAIARALANDPPLLLADEPTGNLDSHTADAVLTLFADLNAEGRTIVVVTHERDIRSIVSREVTLVDGRIVSDASAPAEVAE